Proteins encoded together in one Bradyrhizobium sp. CB82 window:
- a CDS encoding acyl-CoA dehydrogenase family protein, producing the protein MKSRGAGWRSVLSNVRGQLAETAIARDRSGGTAKAERDLLRRSGLLLLSVPCEYGGIGASWIDIFGAVRELAQVDPSLAHLFAFQHLQIGSILLYASREQQASLLRGTVEQGWFWGNALNPRDPRTHLTADGAGFCLNGIKSFCSGARDSDRLLVSTQDARGGFHIAALPTVREGITVLDDWNNMGQRQTDSGTVTFERVAVAQHEVLGPPGPFGTRASLRACLAQTVLGMIYLGIAQGALEQAITFTREHSRPWPGSGVETALEDAYIQQHYGEFHVALAGAEALSERALSQLQAAWDEGDKLAAEGRGEAAVAIATFKVAAMKAGLDIATRLFDVTGARATHARHGFDRYWRNLRTHSLHDPVDYKLKDLGCFILTGRYPVPGFYS; encoded by the coding sequence GTGAAATCTCGTGGGGCTGGGTGGCGCTCAGTTCTGTCGAACGTGCGTGGTCAGTTGGCGGAAACTGCGATCGCTCGCGACCGCAGCGGAGGTACAGCCAAGGCGGAGCGCGATCTTCTGCGCCGCTCCGGCCTGCTTCTGTTGTCCGTGCCTTGTGAGTATGGCGGTATCGGCGCATCCTGGATCGATATCTTCGGCGCGGTGCGGGAGTTGGCGCAGGTCGATCCCTCGCTCGCCCATCTCTTCGCCTTCCAACATCTCCAAATCGGCTCGATCCTGCTCTATGCTAGTCGTGAACAGCAGGCGTCGCTGCTGCGTGGCACGGTCGAACAAGGCTGGTTTTGGGGCAACGCGCTCAATCCACGGGACCCGCGTACACACCTCACGGCAGACGGTGCAGGATTCTGCCTCAACGGCATTAAGAGCTTTTGTTCGGGCGCTCGAGACTCGGATCGCCTGCTGGTTTCAACACAAGATGCCCGAGGCGGATTCCACATCGCTGCCTTGCCAACGGTGCGTGAAGGCATCACTGTACTGGACGACTGGAACAATATGGGCCAGCGTCAGACCGACAGCGGCACCGTGACCTTTGAGCGTGTTGCAGTGGCGCAGCACGAAGTGCTTGGGCCGCCTGGTCCCTTCGGTACACGTGCGTCGCTCCGCGCCTGCCTCGCCCAGACCGTGCTGGGCATGATCTATCTGGGCATTGCGCAGGGAGCGCTTGAGCAGGCGATTACTTTCACGCGAGAGCATTCGCGGCCCTGGCCGGGATCGGGTGTCGAGACAGCGTTGGAAGATGCTTATATTCAACAACACTATGGCGAGTTTCATGTCGCGCTTGCCGGCGCCGAGGCCCTCTCAGAGCGTGCACTTTCGCAGTTGCAGGCTGCCTGGGATGAGGGCGACAAACTTGCCGCCGAAGGTAGAGGAGAGGCGGCGGTGGCAATCGCCACCTTTAAAGTTGCCGCGATGAAGGCGGGGCTCGATATCGCAACACGACTGTTCGACGTTACAGGCGCGCGAGCTACCCACGCGCGCCATGGCTTTGACCGCTATTGGCGCAATCTGCGAACCCATTCGTTACACGATCCGGTTGACTACAAGCTGAAAGATCTGGGCTGCTTCATCCTGACCGGCCGCTACCCGGTTCCGGGATTCTATTCTTAA